Proteins found in one Triticum aestivum cultivar Chinese Spring chromosome 4D, IWGSC CS RefSeq v2.1, whole genome shotgun sequence genomic segment:
- the LOC123100572 gene encoding uncharacterized protein has protein sequence MEMEGSSSLRHLAEYDDFFFGWLDDSARHSPPSLDRLVGSVGHSFRISTSSSFIDLYLYPHDNLFSIDLDLATAASEIDFDLPVVDDATPSPTLLQISASRLLPCEPGGGSGAQDQEDGDDSVITSRHRSADAPSAPWLSAFSARSTLVSLSACSSPTSKHAMSRSTLCARTRRRRAASSSPWKVLRFVMPLYRKVRAIGRRHSSRFTLAASPARGATSSVGYHGSADTDVDVHDAIIYCKKSSGSGVQETNLACQPHDFLNP, from the exons ATGGAGATGGAGGGTAGCAGCTCGTTGCGGCACCTCGCCGAGTACGACGACTTCTTCTTCGGGTGGCTCGACGACAGCGCACGGCACTCGCCGCCGTCCTTGGACCGCCTCGTCGGCAGCGTCGGTCATTCCTTCCGAATCTCAACGTCGTCCTCCTTCATCGACTTGTACTTGTACCCCCACGACAATCTCTTCTCCATCGACTTAGACTTAGCCACGGCGGCGAGTGAGATCGACTTCGACCTCCCGGTAGTAGACGACGCCACGCCGTCCCCGACGCTGCTGCAGATCAGCGCGAGCCGCCTCCTCCCCTGCGAGCCCGGAGGCGGCTCTGGCGCGCAAGATCAAGAAGACGGCGACGACTCGGTGATCACCAGTCGGCATCGCTCTGCGGACGCCCCGAGCGCTCCGTGGTTGTCAGCCTTCTCGGCGCGGAGCACGCTGGTCTCGCTGAGTGCGTGCTCCAGCCCGACGAGCAAGCACGCCATGTCGCGGTCGACGTTGTGTGCCAGGACCAGGAGGCGCCGCGCGGCGTCGTCGTCGCCCTGGAAGGTGCTGCGGTTCGTGATGCCACTGTACCGGAAGGTCAGGGCGATCGGGCGGAGGCACAGCAGCAGGTTCACGTTGGCGGCGAGCCCGGCGCGCGGGGCCACGTCGAGCGTCGGGTACCACGGCAGTGCCGACACGGACGTGGACGTTCATGACGCCATCATCTACTGCAAGAAGTCCAGT GGATCAGGTGTGCAGGAGACTAATCTCGCATGTCAGCCACATGATTTTCTAAACCCGTga